From a region of the Arachis ipaensis cultivar K30076 chromosome B09, Araip1.1, whole genome shotgun sequence genome:
- the LOC107617856 gene encoding type II inositol polyphosphate 5-phosphatase 15 isoform X2, translating to MDPPFNQNDVVSSSHTRHHHSPTLMYFPSSDDDDDNDVVTPSAASIHSTTKRLDCMLQFLDRKLSTSTAPSSDQSSNRPMREFVSRGGGTGIFRLPPRAAVHPLRPPSLELRPHPLRETQVGRFLRAISGTESQLWAASECGVRFWNFKDLYCSWEEGDGDGEGGGGCNVRVGDEESVPFRESVWTSAAMCLVADDGNRVVWSGHRDGRIRCWVMDGGDGDGDGDRVVLEDNRKLRNPFKECLSWHAHRGPVLSLTITSYGDLWSGSEGGAIKIWPWEALEKSICLTKEERHMAAIMVERSYVDLRSYLPANGSNNMLTSDIKYLVSDNSRGNVWSAGYFSFALWDARTRELLKVFNTDGLIENKLEVSSIQDVSVDLISASRKDKTQSSIGFFQRSRNAIMGAADAVRRVAAKGGFGDDNRRTEALVVTMDGMIWTGCSSGLLVQWDGNGNRIQDFLYHPFAVQCLCTYGMQIWVGYVSGTVQVLDLKGNLIGGWVAHSSPILNMTIGSGYIFALANHGGIRCWSITSPGPLDGILRSELSGKEFLYTKVENLKILCGTWNVGQGKASQDSLTSWLGSVASDVGIVVVGLQEVEMGAGFLAMSAAKETVGLEGSSVGQWWLDMIDKTLDEGSTFERVGSRQLAGMVIAVWVKINIRFHVGDVDVAAVPCGFGRAIGNKGAVGLRIRVYDKIMCFVNCHFAAHLDAVNRRNADFDHVYRTMSFGRPTSLSYTAAAGTSSVPIFRGTNSAEGIPELSEADMIVFLGDFNYRLDGISYDEARDFVSQRCFDWLRERDQLRAEMEAGNVFQGMREAEITFPPTYKFERHQAGLAGYDSGEKKRIPAWCDRILYRDSRSSSMAECSLECPIIAFVLQYEACMDVTDSDHKPVRCIFSTDIARVDESIRRQEFGEIIESNEKIRCLLKELCKIPDTIISTNNIILQNHDTLILRITNKCADEDAFFEMKCKGQRTINEDQKLSNHQLRGSFGFPRWLEVIPATGLIKPDHIAEVSVHHEEFQTQEEYVDGIVQNSWCEDSRDKEAILFVKVHGKYTTQTRNHRVRVHHCYSSKKSPIGSQPNSSRPVQGGVLHRSDFQRLSSSYDVVDQLQKLHNP from the exons ATGGATCCACCTTTcaaccaaaacgacgtcgtttcatcCTCACACACTCGCCACCACCACTCTCCCACCCTTATGTACTTCCCTTCTTCCGATGACGACGATGATAACGACGTCGTTACGCCCTCAGCTGCTTCCATCCACTCCACCACCAAGCGCCTCGACTGCATGCTCCAGTTTCTCGACCGCAAGCTCTCCACCTCCACCGCTCCCTCCTCCGACCAAAGTAGCAACCGCCCGATGCGGGAATTCGTCTCCCGAGGCGGCGGCACAGGAATCTTCCGCCTCCCACCCCGCGCGGCGGTCCATCCCTTGCGGCCGCCTAGTCTCGAACTCCGGCCTCACCCTCTCCGCGAGACGCAGGTCGGTCGGTTCCTGAGGGCAATTTCCGGCACGGAGTCGCAGCTGTGGGCGGCATCGGAATGTGGCGTGAGGTTCTGGAACTTCAAAGATCTGTATTGTTCTTGGGAAGAAGGGGATGGAgatggagaaggaggaggaggatgcaACGTTAGGGTTGGGGACGAAGAGAGTGTGCCGTTTCGGGAATCAGTATGGACGTCGGCGGCGATGTGCTTGGTGGCGGACGATGGGAACAGAGTAGTGTGGAGCGGGCACAGGGATGGAAGAATAAGGTGCTGGGTGATGGACGGTGGTGATGGTGACGGTGATGGTGATCGTGTGGTTTTGGAGGATAATAGGAAGTTGAGGAATCCTTTCAAGGAGTGCTTGTCTTGGCATGCTCATAGAGGACCTGTTCTCTCCCTCACTATAACCTCTTACG GGGATCTGTGGTCGGGTTCGGAAGGAGGAGCTATAAAGATATGGCCTTGGGAAGCTCTTGAGAAATCTATTTGTCTTACGAAGGAGGAGAGGCATATGGCTGCCATTATGGTGGAGAGGTCCTATGTTGACTTAAGGAGCTATCTGCCAGCAAATGGCTCCAATAACATGCTAACTTCAGATATAAAGTACTTGGTATCTGATAATTCAAGAGGCAATGTTTGGAGTGCTGGTTATTTTTCATTTGCTTTGTG GGATGCTCGTACAAGAGAGTTACTGAAAGTTTTCAATACAGATGGCCTAATTGAGAATAAGTTGGAGGTATCCTCAATACAAGACGTTTCAGTTGACCTCATTTCAGCTTCTAGGAAAGACAAAACACAAAGTTCCATTGGGTTCTTTCAGCGCTCACGCAATGCCATAATGGGGGCAGCAGATGCTGTTCGTCGAGTTGCAGCAAAAGGAGGCTTTGGGGATGATAATCGGAGAACTGAAGCACTGGTGGTAACAATGGATGGAATGATTTGGACAGGGTGTTCGAGTGGCTTATTGGTTCAGTGGGATGGAAATGGCAATCGTATACAGGACTTTTTATACCATCCATTTGCTGTTCAGTGTCTGTGTACGTACGGCATGCAAATTTGGGTAGGTTATGTGAGTGGTACTGTCCAGGTGTTGGACCTGAAGGGTAATCTGATTGGGGGATGGGTTGCTCATAGCAGTCCAATTCTAAACATGACGATTGGATCTGGTTACATATTTGCATTGGCTAACCACGGTGGTATACGTTGTTGGAGCATCACCTCCCCAGGACCTCTTGATGGCATATTGCGATCAGAATTAAGTGGCAAAGAATTTTTATATACTAAAGtggaaaatttaaaaatattgtgTGGCACTTGGAATGTTGGACAAGGGAAAGCATCTCAAGATTCCCTTACTTCATGGCTAGGCTCTGTGGCCTCAgatgttggcattgttgttgttgggtTGCAGGAGGTTGAAATGGGTGCTGGATTCCTGGCGATGTCTGCAGCTAAAGAAACT GTAGGATTAGAGGGAAGTTCTGTTGGGCAGTGGTGGCTGGATATGATAGACAAAACATTGGATGAAGGTTCAACGTTTGAACGTGTTGGATCCAGGCAACTTGCCGGCATGGTCATTGCTGTGTG GGTTAAAATCAACATCAGATTTCATGTGGGGGATGTTGATGTGGCAGCAGTTCCATGTGGCTTTGGACGAGCTATTGGCAATAAG GGAGCTGTTGGTTTGAGGATTAGAGTATATGATAAAATAATGTGCTTTGTTAATTGCCACTTTGCTGCACATTTAGATGCAGTCAACCGTCGCAATGCAGATTTTGATCATGTGTACCGAACAATGTCCTTTGGCCGGCCAACAAGCCTATCATATACTGCAGCTG CTGGCACTTCATCTGTTCCGATATTTCGTGGCACAAAT TCCGCAGAAGGGATTCCCGAATTATCTGAGGCAGACATGATTGTATTTCTCGGTGATTTTAATTATCGTCTTGATGGCATTTCATATGATGAGGCAAGAGATTTTGTTTCTCAAAGATGCTTTGATTGGCTTCGAGAAAGGGACCAGCTTCGAGCAGAGATGGAAGCTGGCAATGTCTTCCAAGGAATGCGTGAAGCAGAAATAACTTTTCCTCCGACGTACAAGTTTGAACGACACCAAGCTGGCTTAGCGG GGTATGATTCCGGTGAAAAGAAACGCATCCCTGCTTGGTGTGACAGAATTTTGTATCGTGATAGTCGCTCATCCTCAATGGCTGAGTGCAGTTTAGAGTGCCCCATTATCGCTTTTGTATTGCA GTACGAAGCCTGCATGGATGTGACAGATAGTGACCACAAGCCCGTGCGCTGCATATTTTCGACGGATATTGCTAGAGTAGATGAGTCCATCCGGAGACAGGAATTTGGAGAGATTATTGAATCAAATGAGAAAATTAGATGTCTATTGAAAGAGTTATGCAAGATTCCGGATACTATCATTAGTACAAATAACATAATCCTTCAGAACCACGACACTTTAATTTTGCGCATTACAAACAAATGTGCTGACGAAGACGCTTTTTTTGAAATGAAATGTAAAGGCCAGCGTACCATTAATGAGGATCAGAAGCTGTCTAACCATCAGTTGAGAGGTTCCTTTGGCTTCCCAAGGTGGCTTGAG GTAATTCCTGCAACTGGATTGATAAAACCAGACCATATTGCTGAGGTATCAGTGCACCATGAAGAATTTCAGACTCAGGAAGAATATGTTGATGGCATTGTACAAAACTCCTGGTGTGAAGACTCCAGAGACAAAGAAGCTATTTTGTTTGTTAAGGTGCATGGCAAGTACACTACCCAGACAAGAAATCACCGCGTCCGTGTTCACCACTGCTATTCATCCAAGAAAAGTCCGATAGGCTCTCAACCAAACAGCTCCAGGCCTGTCCAAGGAGGTGTACTGCACCGTTCCGATTTTCAACGCTTGAGCAGTTCATATGATGTTGTTGACCAGCTACAAAAACTGCATAACCCTTAA